A single window of Chloracidobacterium thermophilum B DNA harbors:
- the corA gene encoding magnesium/cobalt transporter CorA — MEQLSTSSRLTRLDNLHLTGEHRPVSDPLADLRRAATLRIHNGVGLRPVPEELTETVLRECWQMRRQRAFWLDLTAPTPAALQAVATLFGFHPLTVEDALSPEHRPKIDEHEDYLFMMFQSVAGISDETVLPTVGVGHCATNRLAVYLGVGFLVTVHDRGFAPVEEVAEIVDARDTTMDQHLDLVLHAIVDRMIDQVFPVLSGVEDRIQEIEAHIFTEQDQDVLPTVLKTKRELMTLRRLMGLQREMLLRLSRREDLPCIEAKTAIYFRDVYDHAVRLEETCVMLIELATNVAEAHLAVASRRTNEVMKFLTIFSTIWMPLTFIVGVYGMNFDYMPELKVWWFYPFLWVVMIGIVGGMLMFFRRKKWL, encoded by the coding sequence ATGGAACAACTCTCGACGAGCAGCCGTCTGACGCGGCTTGACAACCTCCACCTGACCGGGGAGCACCGGCCGGTGTCTGACCCCCTGGCCGACCTCCGGCGGGCGGCCACCCTGCGCATCCACAACGGTGTCGGGTTGCGCCCTGTGCCGGAGGAACTCACCGAAACTGTCCTGCGTGAATGCTGGCAGATGCGCCGGCAACGGGCCTTCTGGCTGGATTTGACCGCGCCAACCCCGGCGGCCCTTCAGGCGGTGGCAACGCTGTTTGGTTTTCACCCGCTGACGGTCGAAGACGCCCTCAGTCCAGAACATCGCCCGAAGATTGATGAGCATGAAGACTACCTGTTCATGATGTTCCAGAGCGTGGCTGGCATCAGCGATGAAACGGTGTTGCCCACGGTGGGCGTCGGGCACTGCGCCACCAATCGCCTGGCGGTCTATCTCGGCGTCGGCTTTCTGGTCACGGTTCATGACCGTGGCTTTGCGCCCGTAGAAGAAGTGGCCGAGATTGTGGATGCACGTGATACCACCATGGACCAGCACCTTGACCTGGTGCTGCATGCCATTGTGGACCGCATGATCGATCAGGTGTTTCCCGTGCTGTCCGGGGTCGAAGACCGGATTCAGGAAATCGAGGCTCATATCTTCACAGAGCAGGATCAGGATGTTCTGCCCACTGTCCTCAAAACCAAGCGGGAACTGATGACCCTGCGGCGGCTGATGGGGCTTCAGCGCGAAATGCTGCTCCGGCTCAGCCGGCGGGAGGACCTGCCCTGCATTGAAGCCAAGACGGCCATTTACTTCCGGGATGTGTACGACCACGCCGTCCGGCTCGAAGAAACCTGTGTCATGCTCATCGAACTGGCGACGAACGTCGCCGAAGCGCACCTGGCTGTGGCTTCCCGGCGCACCAACGAGGTGATGAAGTTTCTCACGATTTTTTCGACCATCTGGATGCCACTGACCTTTATCGTCGGTGTGTATGGGATGAACTTCGACTATATGCCTGAACTCAAGGTGTGGTGGTTTTACCCGTTTCTCTGGGTGGTCATGATTGGCATCG
- a CDS encoding MgtC/SapB family protein: MAWLMFAGHLLLAALCGAAVGLERQWRQRQAGLRTNALVAIGAAAYVALPALVDKTDTSPTRVAAQVVSGIGFLAGGVILKEGASVRGLNTAATLWCSSAIGVLSGSGLPLEAVLLTMFVLAAHLTLRPLARLINRQPIEGADLETRYQIELTCGDSQEATIRPLLVQEIARSQFKLQSLRSVDLLGSDKVRLEATFSGDGNTASEARRLEDITARLAMEPSVTAIGWEMLVDDESTPTLESRRVTSDEG; encoded by the coding sequence ATGGCTTGGTTGATGTTTGCAGGGCATCTCCTGCTGGCGGCGCTCTGCGGCGCAGCCGTCGGGCTGGAACGCCAGTGGCGGCAACGACAGGCCGGGTTGCGTACGAATGCTCTCGTGGCCATTGGCGCGGCGGCCTATGTTGCGCTGCCGGCGCTGGTGGACAAAACCGACACCAGCCCGACCCGCGTCGCCGCCCAGGTTGTTTCGGGCATTGGCTTCCTGGCCGGGGGCGTGATTTTGAAAGAGGGAGCGTCGGTGCGCGGCCTCAACACAGCCGCGACCCTGTGGTGTTCTTCTGCCATTGGCGTTCTGTCCGGCTCCGGGCTACCGCTGGAAGCTGTGTTGCTGACGATGTTTGTTCTGGCCGCACACCTGACGCTGCGGCCGCTGGCGCGGCTCATCAACCGGCAACCCATTGAGGGGGCTGACCTTGAAACCCGATACCAGATTGAGCTGACGTGTGGCGACTCCCAAGAGGCCACCATCCGACCGCTGCTCGTCCAGGAGATTGCCCGCAGTCAGTTCAAGTTGCAGTCACTGCGGAGTGTGGACTTACTGGGTTCGGACAAGGTTCGCCTCGAAGCGACCTTCAGCGGCGACGGCAATACGGCCAGTGAAGCCCGCCGCCTCGAAGACATTACGGCCCGCCTGGCGATGGAACCTTCCGTTACAGCCATTGGGTGGGAAATGCTTGTGGATGATGAATCCACACCGACGCTCGAATCGCGCCGCGTGACAAGTGATGAAGGGTGA
- a CDS encoding uracil-DNA glycosylase — MDPSLHRQLTLSSHSKADDETLSRTPVNRNQPAHTASKPQQNSLFGEVPPASLPVSSDVTLEAIRADLGDCQRCKLAAGRTNIVFGEGAARAPVVFVGEGPGAEEDATGRPFVGRAGQLLDKIIAAMGLRREEVYICNVVKCRPPENRTPEPDEVAACVGFLHRQLAVIRPHVIVALGASAASALLGDPKLGGISKIRGRFQDYHGIPLMPTFHPAYLLRAPDKKREVWEDIKQVMALLRERQTDAH; from the coding sequence ATGGACCCTTCCTTGCACCGCCAGCTTACACTGTCAAGTCACTCGAAAGCCGATGACGAAACTTTATCCAGAACCCCGGTGAACCGCAACCAGCCTGCCCACACCGCTTCCAAACCTCAACAGAACTCGTTGTTTGGGGAAGTCCCGCCGGCATCGCTGCCAGTTTCTTCAGACGTAACATTGGAAGCCATCCGCGCCGATCTGGGGGATTGTCAACGCTGCAAGCTCGCCGCCGGCCGGACCAACATCGTCTTTGGCGAAGGGGCGGCCCGGGCGCCGGTGGTCTTCGTCGGCGAAGGGCCGGGCGCGGAAGAAGATGCCACCGGGCGGCCGTTCGTCGGACGCGCCGGGCAGTTGCTCGACAAAATCATTGCCGCCATGGGCTTGCGCCGGGAGGAGGTCTATATCTGCAACGTCGTCAAGTGCCGTCCCCCGGAAAACCGGACGCCGGAACCGGATGAGGTGGCCGCCTGCGTGGGCTTTCTTCATCGCCAGTTGGCGGTCATCCGTCCCCATGTTATCGTCGCGCTGGGTGCTTCAGCCGCAAGCGCGTTGCTGGGTGATCCCAAACTGGGTGGCATTTCCAAAATTCGCGGGCGCTTCCAGGACTACCACGGCATCCCCCTCATGCCGACGTTTCACCCGGCGTATCTGTTGCGCGCGCCGGACAAAAAGCGCGAAGTGTGGGAAGACATCAAGCAGGTCATGGCCCTGCTCCGCGAGCGCCAGACAGACGCCCACTAG
- a CDS encoding pentapeptide repeat-containing protein, with amino-acid sequence MPEFTLEEVIERVARGESLERADLRELDLAKANLDNANLRRADLEGANLEEASLRRANLASASLRDAFLVRANLEGANLRGADLESANLEGANLRGADLSRANLEGANLEGADLTGARLPSAQLIDAKLGVATLENAVFANADLRNAYLGGANLTAVDFQNAILEAANFEEALLTGANLRDAVLRRAVLPGADLSGAKLERAVLEGADLSQVSLLEADCRHATFQGARLKGAKFSRTHLYGSDFSIEVADGAEVDEVDFSVAGDGSKLVPASALAAFLNGRTDGGTASPQAVAVAVAPIPTNRRYFGHGDVLRDASLEFDADSIVEVDGRFLKCNITLGQGAQLIIGREGLLDSCQVHGSGILVIHGRFTSEASPGIDGARRIIVGATGCLRATVKQPAGHTHFAFEPGCVLRLKTETA; translated from the coding sequence ATGCCTGAGTTCACCTTGGAAGAAGTCATCGAACGAGTAGCGCGCGGCGAATCGCTCGAACGTGCTGACCTGCGCGAACTCGACCTGGCGAAAGCCAACCTGGACAATGCCAACCTGCGGCGCGCCGACCTCGAAGGGGCCAACCTGGAAGAAGCCAGTTTGCGACGCGCCAACCTGGCCAGTGCCAGCTTACGGGATGCGTTTCTCGTGCGGGCCAACCTCGAAGGCGCCAACCTCCGGGGCGCTGACCTGGAAAGCGCCAACCTTGAAGGGGCGAACCTCCGGGGCGCTGATTTATCCCGGGCCAACCTCGAAGGGGCCAACCTCGAAGGGGCAGACCTGACCGGGGCGCGCCTCCCCTCAGCCCAGTTGATAGACGCCAAACTGGGCGTGGCCACCCTTGAAAACGCGGTCTTCGCCAACGCTGACCTGCGCAATGCCTACCTGGGCGGGGCCAACCTCACGGCGGTTGACTTCCAGAATGCCATTCTGGAAGCAGCCAACTTCGAGGAAGCCCTGCTGACTGGGGCCAACCTGCGGGATGCTGTTCTGCGCCGGGCCGTCCTTCCCGGGGCAGACCTCTCCGGTGCCAAGTTGGAGCGCGCCGTACTCGAAGGCGCCGACCTCTCCCAGGTCAGTCTGCTCGAAGCCGACTGCCGGCACGCCACATTCCAGGGCGCGCGCCTCAAAGGGGCAAAATTCAGCCGCACCCACCTCTACGGCAGTGACTTCTCCATTGAAGTGGCGGACGGCGCTGAAGTGGACGAAGTGGACTTCAGTGTGGCCGGCGATGGCTCGAAGTTGGTGCCAGCCTCGGCCTTGGCGGCCTTTCTCAATGGCAGGACAGATGGTGGCACCGCCTCTCCTCAGGCCGTCGCCGTGGCAGTGGCCCCCATCCCAACCAATCGCCGCTACTTCGGTCACGGAGACGTACTGCGGGATGCCTCGCTCGAATTTGATGCTGATTCCATCGTTGAAGTGGATGGACGGTTTTTGAAGTGCAATATCACACTCGGTCAGGGTGCACAGCTCATCATCGGGCGCGAGGGACTGCTGGATAGCTGCCAGGTTCACGGGAGCGGCATCCTGGTGATTCACGGGCGGTTCACGTCTGAGGCCTCACCCGGCATTGATGGGGCGCGTCGCATCATCGTCGGCGCCACCGGCTGCCTCCGGGCAACCGTCAAACAGCCCGCAGGACATACCCACTTTGCCTTTGAACCAGGCTGCGTCCTGCGCCTCAAAACCGAAACGGCTTAG
- a CDS encoding bactofilin family protein: MAEKLTIVEEGSELTGTLKSTCGVTVSGKVSGELHAPALVVAATGAVHGTVKVDKLLSQGELSGRIEADTIELSGRINDQTTITARSLEVKSSSGDQPTAIFGNCVIEVGVDPNEPAPPAAPPAKEGKGKKGQPTPEPTGE; this comes from the coding sequence ATGGCGGAGAAACTTACAATCGTTGAAGAAGGTAGTGAACTGACTGGTACACTCAAGTCCACCTGTGGCGTCACCGTCAGCGGCAAGGTCAGCGGTGAACTTCATGCACCGGCGCTGGTCGTCGCCGCCACCGGTGCCGTGCACGGCACCGTCAAGGTGGACAAACTCCTCTCCCAAGGCGAACTTTCGGGACGGATTGAAGCTGACACCATCGAGCTTTCGGGCCGCATCAACGACCAGACCACCATTACGGCCCGCTCCCTTGAAGTCAAAAGCTCAAGCGGTGATCAGCCAACGGCTATCTTTGGCAACTGTGTCATTGAGGTCGGTGTTGATCCCAACGAGCCTGCCCCGCCAGCCGCACCACCTGCCAAGGAAGGCAAAGGCAAGAAAGGGCAACCGACACCCGAGCCGACGGGTGAATGA
- a CDS encoding YHS domain-containing protein — MFRRFLTSSLLAGAMLMLPGATFAALPQTGAQTGAQAEPPPLAATAPSSKPICPVMLDEVEDPADAAYSDYQGKRYYFCCPACKPKFDKNPRRYIRALEAKQRRMAKAKS, encoded by the coding sequence ATGTTTCGCCGTTTTCTGACATCCAGCCTGCTCGCTGGTGCGATGCTGATGCTGCCCGGAGCAACCTTTGCCGCCCTGCCCCAGACCGGAGCACAAACTGGAGCACAGGCCGAACCGCCACCGCTGGCGGCGACCGCTCCCTCCAGCAAACCTATCTGTCCGGTCATGCTGGATGAAGTTGAAGACCCTGCGGACGCGGCTTACAGCGACTATCAGGGGAAGCGGTATTACTTCTGCTGCCCGGCCTGCAAACCGAAGTTCGACAAGAACCCGCGCCGGTACATCCGCGCTTTGGAAGCCAAACAGCGCCGGATGGCTAAAGCCAAATCCTGA
- the crcB gene encoding fluoride efflux transporter CrcB: MASLKSYAVVALGGAGGAVLRYVISISALGTWSLRFPVPTFFINVMGSFLFGLVMALLKDALGMPVWLRLALTTGFLGAFTTFSTFEYETVTVWREHGALWSVGYVVASVLCGAIGLLLGEVTGHGLVSGWAMLRG; this comes from the coding sequence ATGGCTTCTCTCAAAAGCTATGCCGTCGTTGCCCTTGGGGGAGCAGGGGGCGCAGTGCTCCGGTATGTCATCAGCATTTCCGCTTTGGGAACGTGGTCGCTCCGTTTTCCCGTTCCGACATTTTTCATCAATGTCATGGGGTCTTTTCTGTTTGGGCTGGTCATGGCCTTGCTGAAAGACGCCCTTGGTATGCCCGTGTGGCTGCGGCTGGCGCTTACCACAGGCTTTCTGGGGGCTTTTACGACCTTCTCGACCTTTGAATACGAAACCGTAACGGTGTGGCGCGAGCACGGTGCGCTCTGGTCGGTTGGATATGTTGTCGCCAGTGTCCTGTGTGGGGCGATTGGGTTGCTTTTGGGGGAAGTTACCGGCCACGGACTGGTTTCCGGGTGGGCCATGTTGCGTGGTTAG
- a CDS encoding MBL fold metallo-hydrolase: MGLTIGDFRFDIISDGTFRLDGGAMFGVVPRVLWEKVMPPDDRHRIVLGLNTLLVRTPHDTILVDTGIGSNWQAKHIEMYGIAHETTVPDSLAALGLAPQDITLVINTHLHFDHAGGNTCRAADGQLCPTFPRARYVVQRAEYEHARNPHERDRASYRPEDWEPIAAAGKFIFIEGEAEVSPGVWVIPVRGHNDFLQCVRVVAPGGQTVFFWADILPTTAHIPFAWVMGYDLYPVELLENKKRLIPQAAAEGWINVFEHDHYCPWGYIVATGDGKYAARPLCPSAVETDAGEPVDAGAEMSLSGC; encoded by the coding sequence ATGGGACTGACAATCGGTGACTTTCGCTTCGACATCATTTCGGATGGCACATTCCGCCTGGATGGTGGTGCCATGTTTGGCGTCGTGCCGCGTGTGCTCTGGGAAAAGGTCATGCCGCCCGATGACCGGCACCGGATTGTGCTGGGGCTGAACACGCTGCTGGTACGGACGCCCCACGATACCATTCTGGTGGATACCGGTATTGGCTCGAACTGGCAGGCCAAGCACATCGAAATGTACGGGATTGCCCACGAAACAACCGTTCCGGACTCGCTGGCGGCGTTGGGCCTTGCGCCGCAGGACATCACCTTGGTCATCAACACGCACCTGCATTTTGACCATGCCGGGGGCAATACCTGTCGCGCTGCGGATGGGCAGCTTTGTCCCACCTTCCCCCGCGCGCGGTACGTCGTGCAGCGTGCCGAATATGAGCATGCGCGCAACCCGCACGAACGCGACCGGGCCAGTTACCGTCCAGAGGACTGGGAGCCGATTGCCGCTGCCGGGAAGTTCATTTTCATCGAGGGCGAAGCCGAGGTGTCACCGGGCGTATGGGTCATTCCGGTGCGCGGCCACAACGACTTCCTGCAGTGCGTCCGGGTCGTGGCACCGGGTGGGCAGACAGTGTTTTTCTGGGCGGACATTCTGCCCACCACGGCCCACATTCCCTTTGCTTGGGTGATGGGCTACGACCTCTACCCGGTTGAGTTGCTGGAAAACAAGAAGCGTCTTATTCCCCAGGCAGCCGCCGAAGGGTGGATCAACGTGTTTGAGCATGACCACTACTGCCCCTGGGGGTACATTGTCGCTACGGGAGACGGGAAGTACGCTGCCCGTCCACTGTGTCCGTCAGCCGTGGAAACAGACGCCGGCGAACCGGTTGACGCCGGGGCGGAGATGTCCCTTTCCGGCTGCTGA
- a CDS encoding extracellular solute-binding protein has product MPFRARRALWMNWSHSPRPGWEATGLKGVAGAVYVYLYAPLLVLLWLSFTAAPVADFGAGFIGAWYVKVLRSPAFLAAIQTSLRVALSATLIALVLGTAAALALGRHRFRGQTWLEWLFYLPVVTPEVVVGFASVALLAQFGRPLGFWSVLIVHVAFCTPYVVFIVRARLAGFDERWRDAALDLGATPAAVFWHVTLPWLLPALVGSGLLCFALSLDDCIVTSFVAGDGVTTLPVLLYSKMKTGVSPEINAAAGLLLILTVVLVGAAQLVQRLQRLPRWGRVSLGTTCLGLLAVAVGPTPHGDVATTLHIYIWSNYTSEKLLRNFEKRYRCRVVVETYDSNEALLAKLQTGVARYDLIVPSDYMAGVLIRQGLLRPIDRSRLTNWHYLDPDFLHAPYDPENRYTVPYTFVVTGIGYRRDKVPEPVEHWDALWDTRYRGRIAMLDDQRECFAAALRRRGASPNSQDEQEIARAADDLAAQKPLVKTYDSATFEQLLLNGEAWLVHGFNGQIAKAARQNPNIAFVVPQEGGTRAVDCLAIPVNAAHPELAEQFIDYVLEPQASAEIVQVTGYGTPNRAVRDFLPPDWANNPYVFPPETWLRRCAVIEDVGAILPRYDYYWTVIKSR; this is encoded by the coding sequence ATGCCTTTCCGGGCCCGGCGCGCGTTGTGGATGAACTGGTCTCACTCACCACGCCCCGGCTGGGAAGCCACGGGTCTGAAAGGTGTGGCCGGGGCGGTCTATGTGTACCTCTACGCGCCGCTGCTGGTGCTCCTCTGGCTTTCCTTCACGGCAGCGCCGGTGGCGGACTTCGGAGCCGGGTTTATCGGCGCGTGGTACGTGAAGGTGCTGCGCAGCCCGGCCTTTCTGGCAGCCATCCAGACGAGTCTGCGCGTGGCGCTCTCCGCCACGTTGATTGCCCTGGTGTTGGGAACGGCGGCGGCCCTGGCGCTCGGCCGGCACCGGTTCCGGGGACAGACCTGGCTCGAATGGCTCTTCTACCTGCCGGTAGTGACCCCGGAAGTCGTGGTTGGTTTTGCGTCGGTGGCGCTGCTGGCGCAGTTTGGGCGACCGCTGGGCTTCTGGTCGGTACTCATCGTCCACGTAGCCTTCTGTACGCCGTATGTCGTGTTCATCGTCCGGGCGCGGCTGGCCGGGTTTGACGAACGGTGGCGCGATGCAGCACTTGACCTGGGGGCGACGCCAGCGGCGGTCTTCTGGCATGTGACGTTGCCCTGGTTGCTGCCAGCGCTGGTTGGAAGTGGACTGCTGTGCTTTGCCCTGTCGCTCGATGACTGCATCGTGACGAGTTTCGTTGCCGGGGATGGCGTCACCACGCTGCCGGTACTGCTCTACTCGAAAATGAAAACGGGGGTATCCCCGGAAATCAACGCTGCCGCCGGTCTGCTGCTTATCCTGACGGTGGTGCTGGTTGGGGCGGCGCAACTCGTGCAGCGGCTTCAGCGCCTGCCCCGGTGGGGCCGCGTCAGCCTGGGCACGACCTGCCTGGGGCTGCTTGCTGTAGCCGTGGGCCCAACACCGCATGGGGATGTGGCCACGACCCTGCATATCTACATCTGGTCGAACTACACCTCTGAAAAGCTGCTCCGTAACTTTGAGAAGCGGTATCGCTGCCGGGTCGTGGTCGAAACCTACGACTCGAACGAGGCTCTGCTGGCCAAGCTTCAGACCGGAGTGGCCCGCTATGATCTCATTGTTCCGAGCGACTACATGGCGGGTGTACTCATCCGGCAGGGGTTGCTGCGTCCGATTGACCGGTCCCGGCTGACGAACTGGCACTACCTCGACCCGGATTTTCTGCATGCACCCTACGATCCTGAAAATCGCTACACGGTGCCCTACACGTTCGTTGTCACTGGCATTGGCTACCGGCGGGACAAGGTGCCGGAGCCGGTAGAGCACTGGGATGCGCTGTGGGATACCCGCTACCGGGGACGTATTGCCATGCTGGATGATCAGCGGGAGTGCTTTGCGGCGGCCCTGCGCCGGCGCGGCGCTTCGCCCAACAGCCAGGATGAGCAGGAAATTGCGCGTGCGGCCGATGACTTGGCAGCGCAGAAGCCGCTGGTCAAAACCTACGACAGCGCGACCTTTGAGCAGCTTTTACTCAATGGCGAAGCCTGGCTGGTCCACGGGTTCAACGGTCAGATTGCCAAAGCTGCGCGCCAGAATCCCAACATTGCCTTTGTTGTGCCGCAGGAAGGCGGGACGCGGGCCGTGGACTGCCTGGCCATTCCGGTCAATGCGGCCCACCCGGAGCTGGCGGAACAGTTCATTGATTACGTCCTCGAACCACAGGCCTCGGCTGAAATCGTGCAGGTCACAGGTTACGGAACACCCAACCGCGCCGTACGGGACTTCCTCCCGCCGGACTGGGCCAACAACCCCTATGTGTTTCCGCCGGAGACGTGGCTGCGGCGCTGTGCCGTCATTGAAGATGTCGGTGCAATTTTGCCGCGATACGATTACTATTGGACAGTTATCAAGTCCAGGTAG
- a CDS encoding DHH family phosphoesterase — MSREKSAAVGREKTVAAERREAEPASLSLVPASVADVELPRREGKESINTVNGTSGYHERRPVLELIATLEACRGERHIVAIQNFPDPDAIASALAHQMIAATFGITVDIVYDGFISHQENLALVQLLQIELLHYDPTIDLKQYQASIFIDNQGTTTTLTSKLREAGVKPLVIVDHHERQGLIDAVFTDIRKVGATATIYAEYLRDAFPLEKNNPQHVRLATALMHAIRAETNGMIRARECDFQAAGYLSQFVDASLLSEILNVKRSKRAIDIINLALEKRIVRDNYSIAGVGYVRYEDRDAIPQAADFLLTEENIHTAVVYGIITKEGEREVIIGSLRTSKVTLNPDQFLKSALGRDANGNYYGGGKHEAGGFEIPIGFLSGTYDEDFMRSKWKIYDAMVKRKLLEKIGVIENQSTTAVIRPPVPERPDE, encoded by the coding sequence ATGTCACGCGAAAAGAGTGCTGCGGTAGGACGCGAAAAAACAGTCGCGGCCGAAAGGAGAGAGGCGGAACCGGCTTCCCTGAGTCTCGTTCCGGCCTCAGTAGCAGACGTTGAACTGCCCCGCCGCGAGGGGAAAGAATCCATCAATACCGTCAACGGCACGAGTGGGTATCATGAACGGCGTCCGGTGCTGGAGTTGATCGCCACGCTGGAGGCCTGTCGCGGTGAGCGCCACATCGTTGCCATTCAGAACTTTCCTGACCCGGACGCCATTGCTTCGGCGCTTGCCCACCAGATGATTGCCGCCACCTTCGGGATTACGGTGGACATCGTGTATGACGGCTTTATCAGCCATCAGGAAAACCTGGCGCTCGTCCAGCTCTTGCAAATCGAACTGCTGCACTACGACCCGACAATCGATCTGAAGCAGTATCAGGCCAGCATTTTCATTGACAACCAGGGCACGACCACAACCCTCACCAGCAAGCTCCGTGAGGCCGGCGTCAAGCCGCTGGTGATTGTGGACCACCACGAGCGGCAGGGACTCATTGACGCCGTGTTCACCGACATCCGCAAGGTTGGCGCCACGGCGACGATCTATGCCGAATATCTGCGGGATGCCTTCCCGCTCGAAAAGAACAATCCCCAGCACGTACGGCTCGCCACGGCGTTGATGCATGCCATCCGCGCGGAAACCAACGGGATGATTCGGGCGCGGGAGTGTGACTTTCAGGCGGCTGGCTACCTGTCACAGTTCGTGGATGCCAGCCTGCTGAGCGAAATTCTGAACGTCAAGCGGTCAAAACGGGCAATTGACATCATCAACCTGGCGCTGGAGAAGCGCATTGTCCGTGACAACTACAGCATTGCCGGGGTGGGTTACGTCCGGTATGAGGACCGGGATGCCATTCCGCAGGCGGCCGATTTCCTGTTGACCGAGGAGAACATTCACACGGCCGTGGTGTACGGCATCATCACCAAGGAAGGTGAGCGTGAAGTCATCATTGGGAGCCTGCGTACCTCGAAAGTCACCCTCAACCCGGACCAGTTCCTGAAGTCAGCGCTTGGGCGGGACGCCAACGGAAACTACTACGGTGGCGGCAAGCACGAAGCCGGTGGCTTTGAGATTCCCATTGGCTTTTTGTCGGGGACATACGACGAAGACTTCATGCGCTCGAAGTGGAAAATCTACGACGCCATGGTGAAACGCAAGCTGCTGGAAAAGATTGGCGTCATCGAGAATCAGTCCACCACTGCCGTCATCCGTCCGCCGGTCCCGGAGCGGCCTGACGAGTAG
- a CDS encoding carboxylate-amine ligase yields MAQEFTLGIEEEFQIVDPNTRELRSRVAEILDEGMMLLGEQLKPEMHQSMVEVGTGVCRNIQEARADVVRLRRTVAMLAHKKNLRIVAASTHPFSHWKDQEITPNERYFQLIEEMQQLARALSIYGLHVHVGIENRDDAIHIMNAARYFLPHILTLSTSSPFWIGRNTGLKSYRSEVFKQFPRTGIPDYFGSASEFDNYVKLLIKTGCIDNGKKIWWDLRPHPIFPTLEFRICDLPSKVDEVIAIAALFQAVVAKLYKLLRQNMGFRLYRRMLIEENKWRAVRYGLDGKLLDLGKQAEVPVRSLILELLEFVDDVVDDLGSRSELEYIHTILKEGTSADRQLRVFEETNGDLHAVVDNLIEETLQGVLEPGVVSAASPQPA; encoded by the coding sequence ATGGCTCAGGAGTTCACACTCGGTATCGAAGAGGAGTTCCAAATTGTTGACCCCAACACCCGTGAGTTGCGTTCACGGGTCGCCGAAATTCTGGATGAAGGCATGATGCTGCTCGGCGAGCAGCTCAAGCCGGAAATGCACCAGTCCATGGTTGAGGTGGGCACGGGGGTGTGTCGCAACATTCAGGAGGCGCGCGCGGATGTGGTCAGGCTGCGCCGTACGGTGGCGATGCTGGCCCACAAGAAAAACCTGCGGATCGTGGCGGCTTCGACCCATCCGTTTTCCCACTGGAAAGACCAGGAGATTACGCCCAATGAGCGGTATTTCCAGCTCATCGAGGAAATGCAGCAGTTGGCGCGGGCGCTGTCCATCTATGGGCTGCACGTTCACGTCGGAATTGAAAACCGCGACGATGCCATCCACATCATGAATGCGGCGCGTTACTTTCTGCCGCATATCCTGACGCTGAGCACCAGCTCGCCATTTTGGATTGGCCGCAATACAGGTCTGAAGTCCTATCGTTCAGAAGTCTTCAAGCAGTTTCCACGCACCGGCATTCCAGATTACTTTGGCTCGGCCAGCGAGTTCGATAACTACGTCAAGCTGCTCATCAAGACGGGTTGCATTGACAATGGCAAGAAAATCTGGTGGGACCTGCGCCCCCATCCGATTTTCCCCACGCTCGAATTTCGGATTTGCGACCTGCCATCCAAGGTGGATGAGGTCATTGCCATTGCCGCGCTTTTTCAGGCCGTGGTGGCCAAGCTCTACAAGTTGCTGCGCCAGAACATGGGCTTCCGACTCTACCGCCGCATGCTCATCGAGGAAAACAAGTGGCGCGCCGTGCGCTACGGACTGGACGGAAAGCTGCTGGATTTGGGCAAGCAGGCGGAAGTGCCGGTGCGGTCGCTCATTCTGGAGTTGCTTGAGTTCGTGGATGACGTGGTGGACGATCTCGGAAGCCGGTCAGAACTGGAGTACATCCACACGATTCTCAAGGAAGGAACGAGCGCCGACCGCCAACTGCGGGTTTTCGAGGAAACCAATGGCGACCTGCACGCCGTTGTGGACAACCTCATTGAGGAGACCCTGCAGGGTGTTCTGGAACCCGGTGTGGTCTCTGCGGCTTCCCCACAACCGGCATAG